Proteins encoded within one genomic window of Ideonella dechloratans:
- a CDS encoding HlyC/CorC family transporter codes for MSEPQPSRPPRGGSHRGQRPGLSHGGDRRTLLDRVIEFISPGPDSKDELIETLAEAEHRELIEPQSRAMLEGVLHMADMVAGDVMVAEPRMDMLDIDAPYDEILATVIDTGHSRFPVTEGGRANIIGILLAKDLLKLQRAPELNLRTLLRPAVFVPESKGLNELLRDFRSNRNHLAIVIDEFGNTAGLITIEDVLEEIVGEIEDEFDEADAESGVYTLADGSYRVAGDAAIPEVNQALAVQLPEADFETVGGLVAHELGRVPRRGEAVQLHGLEFNVILARGGAVRWFKVRRLAPGETAA; via the coding sequence GTGTCCGAACCTCAGCCTAGTCGACCGCCGCGTGGCGGTTCCCACCGGGGCCAGCGCCCCGGTCTGTCCCATGGCGGCGATCGCCGCACCCTGCTGGATCGGGTGATCGAGTTCATCTCGCCCGGTCCCGATTCCAAGGACGAACTGATCGAGACGCTGGCCGAGGCCGAGCATCGCGAGCTGATCGAGCCCCAGTCGCGGGCCATGCTCGAAGGCGTGCTGCACATGGCCGACATGGTGGCCGGCGATGTGATGGTGGCCGAGCCCCGCATGGACATGCTCGACATCGACGCCCCGTACGACGAGATCCTTGCGACGGTGATCGACACCGGCCATTCGCGCTTTCCGGTCACGGAGGGGGGGCGGGCCAACATCATCGGCATCCTGCTGGCCAAGGACTTGCTCAAGCTGCAGAGGGCCCCCGAGCTGAACCTGCGCACCCTGTTGCGGCCGGCCGTCTTCGTGCCCGAATCCAAGGGGCTGAACGAGCTGCTGCGCGACTTCCGCAGCAACCGCAACCACCTGGCCATCGTGATCGACGAGTTCGGCAACACCGCCGGACTGATCACCATCGAGGACGTGCTCGAGGAGATCGTCGGCGAGATCGAGGACGAGTTCGACGAGGCCGATGCCGAGAGTGGCGTCTACACCCTGGCCGATGGCAGTTACCGGGTGGCCGGCGACGCCGCCATTCCCGAGGTCAACCAGGCCCTGGCCGTGCAGTTGCCCGAGGCCGACTTCGAGACCGTGGGCGGGCTGGTGGCCCACGAGCTGGGCCGTGTGCCCCGCCGTGGCGAGGCCGTGCAGCTCCATGGCCTGGAATTCAACGTGATTCTGGCCCGTGGCGGTGCCGTGCGCTGGTTCAAGGTCCGCCGCCTTGCACCGGGTGAGACCGCAGCGTGA
- the lnt gene encoding apolipoprotein N-acyltransferase translates to MKPLWREASGRWPAWGWALLPAAGALLTASTAPLGAWFLQLPALAVLAWAVGRLAPRRAALAGWLFGLGWLVSSLWWLYISMHDFGGLAPPLAGAAVLLLAAFLSLYLAAAMAAVARWRTGRPVLDVLLYTGAWLLAELARASWFTGFPWAAPGYAHTDGLLAPLAPWVGVYGLTAAAALWGGLLGQGRALWRSSGGRGLVLLAVALPLAAALAPSDFTRPTGQISVSLLQPDVPQDIKFDPNRLAGNMLALREQVLAAPAQLVLTPESVLAVPQSDLDPVYWQSLIAPFTRGDRAVLMGTFLGDNDRGYVNSMLGVSAATVRAGHDYSYGKRHLLPFGEFIPPGFHWFVEMMHIPLADQARGQSQKPFEVGGQRVRPLICYEDLFGEDFADSLVGPQSPTVLANASNLAWFGRWMMQDQHLQFSRMRAMEFQRPLVRSTNTGATAAIDHHGEVTARLPAWTPGRLDVVVEGREGLTPYAAWLARWHLLPLWLAGALCALPALLTRRRRSKPPTQP, encoded by the coding sequence GTGAAGCCCCTGTGGCGTGAAGCCTCCGGGCGCTGGCCGGCCTGGGGCTGGGCCCTGCTGCCGGCCGCGGGGGCCCTGCTGACCGCCTCCACCGCACCGCTGGGGGCCTGGTTCCTGCAGCTTCCCGCCCTGGCCGTCCTGGCCTGGGCCGTGGGCCGGCTGGCGCCGCGGCGGGCGGCCCTGGCCGGTTGGCTGTTCGGCCTGGGCTGGCTGGTGTCCTCGCTCTGGTGGCTGTACATCAGCATGCACGACTTCGGCGGCCTGGCGCCCCCGCTGGCCGGGGCGGCGGTGCTGTTGCTGGCGGCTTTTCTGTCGCTCTACCTGGCCGCGGCCATGGCGGCGGTGGCCCGCTGGCGCACCGGCCGTCCGGTCCTTGATGTGCTGCTCTACACCGGTGCCTGGCTGCTGGCCGAGTTGGCCCGGGCCAGCTGGTTCACCGGCTTTCCCTGGGCGGCGCCGGGCTATGCCCACACCGATGGCCTGCTGGCGCCGTTGGCGCCTTGGGTGGGCGTCTATGGGCTGACCGCGGCGGCGGCGCTGTGGGGGGGGCTGCTGGGACAGGGGCGCGCGCTGTGGCGCAGCTCCGGGGGGCGTGGGCTGGTGCTGCTGGCTGTCGCCCTGCCGCTGGCGGCCGCGCTGGCACCGTCGGATTTCACCCGCCCGACCGGGCAGATCTCGGTCAGCCTGCTGCAGCCCGATGTGCCGCAGGACATCAAGTTCGACCCCAACCGCCTGGCGGGCAATATGCTCGCCCTGCGCGAGCAGGTGCTGGCCGCGCCGGCGCAGTTGGTGCTCACGCCCGAGTCCGTGCTGGCCGTGCCGCAGAGCGACCTCGACCCGGTCTACTGGCAGAGCCTCATCGCGCCTTTCACGCGGGGTGACCGTGCGGTGCTGATGGGCACCTTCCTGGGCGACAACGACCGGGGCTACGTCAATTCGATGCTGGGCGTCTCGGCCGCCACCGTGCGGGCCGGCCACGACTACAGCTACGGCAAGCGTCACCTGCTGCCCTTCGGTGAGTTCATTCCGCCGGGCTTTCACTGGTTCGTGGAGATGATGCACATCCCGCTGGCCGACCAGGCCCGGGGTCAGAGCCAGAAGCCGTTCGAGGTGGGTGGCCAGCGGGTGCGGCCGCTGATCTGCTACGAGGACCTGTTCGGCGAGGACTTTGCCGACAGCCTGGTCGGCCCGCAATCACCCACCGTGCTGGCCAATGCCAGCAACCTGGCCTGGTTCGGCCGCTGGATGATGCAGGACCAGCATCTGCAGTTTTCCCGCATGCGGGCCATGGAGTTCCAGCGTCCGCTGGTGCGCTCCACCAACACCGGGGCCACCGCGGCCATCGACCACCATGGCGAGGTCACCGCCCGCCTGCCCGCGTGGACGCCCGGGCGGCTGGATGTGGTGGTCGAAGGGCGGGAGGGCCTCACGCCCTACGCTGCCTGGCTGGCGCGCTGGCATCTGCTGCCGCTGTGGCTGGCGGGGGCGCTGTGCGCCTTGCCGGCCCTGCTGACGCGCCGGCGGCGGTCCAAGCCGCCCACGCAACCCTAA
- the glyQ gene encoding glycine--tRNA ligase subunit alpha produces the protein MLTFQQLILRLQDYWGSQGCALLQPYDMEVGAGTSHTATFLRAIGPEPWKAAYVQPSRRPKDGRYGQNPNRLQHYYQFQVVLKPAPANILELYLGSLEALGFDLKKNDVRFVEDDWENPTLGAWGLGWEVWLNGMEVTQFTYFQQVGGIDCKPITGEITYGLERLAMYLQGVENVYDLVYTDGLKYGDVFLQNEIEQSTYNFEHSNVEFLLQAFGAHEGNAQQLIAAQLALPAYEQVLKAAHTFNLLDARGAISVTERAAYIGRIRNLARAVAQSYLDSRARLGFPMAPKAWADEVTAQIADKAEKAAQAAAKKGA, from the coding sequence ATGCTCACCTTCCAGCAACTGATTCTTCGCCTGCAGGACTACTGGGGCAGCCAGGGCTGCGCCCTGCTGCAGCCCTACGACATGGAGGTGGGCGCAGGCACCAGCCACACCGCCACCTTCCTGCGCGCCATCGGGCCGGAGCCCTGGAAGGCCGCCTATGTGCAGCCCAGCCGCCGCCCCAAGGACGGCCGCTACGGCCAGAACCCCAACCGCCTGCAGCACTACTACCAGTTCCAGGTGGTCCTGAAGCCGGCGCCGGCCAACATCCTGGAGCTCTACCTGGGCAGCCTGGAGGCCCTGGGCTTCGACCTGAAGAAGAACGACGTGCGCTTCGTCGAGGACGACTGGGAGAACCCGACGCTGGGCGCCTGGGGCCTGGGCTGGGAGGTCTGGCTCAACGGCATGGAGGTGACCCAGTTCACCTACTTCCAGCAGGTGGGTGGCATCGACTGCAAGCCCATCACCGGCGAGATCACCTACGGCCTGGAACGCCTGGCCATGTACCTGCAGGGCGTGGAGAACGTCTACGACCTGGTCTACACCGACGGCCTGAAGTACGGCGACGTGTTCCTGCAGAACGAAATCGAGCAGTCGACCTACAACTTCGAGCACAGCAACGTCGAGTTCCTGCTGCAGGCCTTCGGCGCGCACGAGGGCAATGCCCAGCAGCTCATCGCCGCCCAGCTGGCGCTGCCGGCCTATGAGCAGGTGCTCAAGGCGGCCCACACCTTCAACCTGCTGGATGCGCGCGGTGCCATCAGCGTGACCGAGCGGGCCGCCTACATCGGCCGCATCCGCAACCTGGCGCGCGCGGTGGCCCAGAGCTACCTGGACAGCCGGGCCCGGCTGGGCTTCCCGATGGCCCCCAAGGCCTGGGCCGACGAAGTCACCGCCCAGATTGCAGACAAGGCCGAGAAGGCCGCCCAGGCGGCCGCCAAGAAGGGGGCCTGA
- the glyS gene encoding glycine--tRNA ligase subunit beta: protein MTAQTLLVELFVEELPPKALKKLGESFASTLAASLQAQGLAPADATVTPFASPRRLGVAVSGVLSKAADRAVQQKLMPVAVALTADGQPTPALLKKLAAVGADASVLPQLKRLPDGKAEALFLDSLVPGALLPEGLQKALDEAIAKLPIPKVMTYQLADGWSDVKFVRPAHRLVALHGEHVVHVQALGLNAGRETQGHRFEATTPVVTVDHAESYARQLREQGAVIASFDERRAEIVRQLQTAAAKEGLQPIEDEALLDEVTALVEKPNVLTCQFEPEFLAVPQECLILTMKANQKYFPLLDAHGKLTHKFLIVSNIHPVDPSAVIGGNERVVRPRLADAKFFFDQDRKKTLASRVPGLAKVVYHGKLGTQGERAERVRLIAHAIVNQLRMATVPFTVEAKDEFDVLDSKAQEAARLAKTDLLTDMVGEFPELQGIMGGYYARAEGLRDGVAIAIEDHYKPRFAGDALPRNHTGTVLALADKLETLVGLFGIGQLPTGDKDPFALRRHALGVIRILVEKNLPLDLPALVAAAVPVFGELIQNPAEALLGFFTDRLAVSLREQGYSAQEVDAVLALTPARLGEVPRRLEAVRAFAALPEAASLAAANKRVSNILKKVEGTLPTAIDSALLKEPAEQALAAALAEVAPQADARFEAHDYTASLQALAALKAPVDAFFEDVMVNAEDPALRANRLALLNGLHGAMNRVADLSRLAS, encoded by the coding sequence ATGACCGCACAGACCCTCCTCGTTGAACTGTTCGTCGAAGAACTGCCGCCCAAGGCGCTGAAGAAGCTGGGCGAATCCTTTGCCAGCACCCTGGCCGCCAGCCTGCAGGCCCAGGGCCTGGCCCCGGCCGATGCGACCGTCACGCCTTTCGCCTCGCCGCGCCGCCTGGGCGTGGCCGTGAGCGGTGTGCTGTCCAAGGCGGCCGACCGCGCGGTGCAGCAGAAGCTGATGCCGGTGGCCGTGGCCCTGACGGCCGATGGCCAGCCCACGCCCGCGCTGCTCAAGAAGCTGGCGGCCGTGGGCGCGGATGCCTCCGTGCTGCCGCAGCTCAAGCGCCTGCCCGACGGCAAGGCCGAGGCCCTGTTCCTCGACAGCCTGGTGCCCGGCGCGCTGCTGCCCGAGGGCCTGCAGAAGGCCCTGGACGAGGCCATCGCCAAGCTGCCCATTCCCAAGGTCATGACCTACCAGCTGGCCGATGGCTGGAGCGACGTGAAGTTCGTGCGCCCGGCCCACCGCCTGGTCGCGCTGCATGGCGAGCATGTGGTGCATGTGCAGGCCCTGGGCCTGAACGCCGGCCGCGAGACGCAGGGCCACCGCTTCGAGGCCACCACGCCGGTGGTCACGGTGGACCATGCCGAAAGCTATGCACGGCAGCTGCGCGAGCAGGGCGCGGTCATCGCCAGCTTCGACGAGCGCCGCGCCGAGATCGTGCGCCAGCTGCAGACCGCCGCCGCGAAGGAAGGCCTGCAGCCCATCGAGGACGAGGCCCTGCTCGACGAGGTCACCGCCCTGGTCGAGAAGCCCAATGTCTTGACCTGCCAGTTCGAGCCGGAATTCCTGGCCGTGCCGCAGGAGTGCCTCATCCTGACGATGAAGGCCAACCAGAAGTACTTCCCGCTGCTGGATGCCCACGGCAAGCTGACCCACAAGTTCCTGATCGTCAGCAACATCCACCCGGTCGACCCGAGTGCGGTGATCGGCGGCAACGAGCGGGTGGTGCGCCCCCGCCTGGCCGACGCCAAGTTCTTCTTCGACCAGGATCGCAAGAAGACCCTGGCCAGCCGCGTGCCGGGCCTGGCCAAGGTGGTCTACCACGGCAAGCTGGGTACCCAGGGCGAGCGCGCCGAGCGGGTGCGCCTGATCGCCCACGCCATCGTCAACCAGCTGCGCATGGCCACCGTGCCCTTCACGGTGGAGGCCAAGGACGAGTTCGACGTGCTCGACAGCAAGGCCCAGGAGGCCGCGCGCCTGGCCAAGACCGACCTGCTGACCGACATGGTGGGCGAGTTCCCCGAGTTGCAGGGCATCATGGGCGGTTACTACGCCCGCGCCGAGGGCCTGCGCGACGGCGTGGCCATCGCCATCGAAGACCACTACAAGCCCCGCTTTGCCGGCGACGCGCTCCCGCGCAACCACACCGGCACCGTGCTGGCGCTGGCCGACAAGCTGGAGACCCTGGTGGGTCTGTTCGGCATCGGCCAGCTGCCCACCGGCGACAAGGACCCGTTCGCGCTGCGCCGCCATGCGCTGGGCGTGATCCGCATCCTGGTCGAGAAGAATCTGCCGCTGGACCTGCCGGCGCTGGTCGCCGCGGCCGTGCCGGTGTTCGGCGAGCTGATCCAGAACCCGGCCGAGGCCCTGCTGGGCTTCTTCACCGACCGCCTGGCGGTGTCCCTGCGCGAGCAGGGCTACAGCGCCCAGGAAGTGGATGCCGTGCTGGCGCTGACCCCGGCCCGCCTGGGCGAGGTGCCCCGTCGCCTGGAGGCGGTGCGCGCCTTCGCCGCGCTGCCCGAGGCCGCCTCGCTGGCCGCGGCCAACAAGCGCGTGTCCAACATCCTGAAGAAGGTCGAGGGCACGCTGCCCACGGCCATCGACAGCGCCCTGCTGAAGGAGCCCGCCGAGCAGGCCCTGGCCGCGGCGCTGGCCGAGGTCGCACCGCAGGCGGACGCCCGCTTCGAGGCCCACGACTACACCGCTTCGCTGCAGGCCCTGGCGGCCCTGAAGGCACCGGTGGACGCCTTCTTCGAGGACGTGATGGTCAATGCCGAGGACCCGGCCCTGCGCGCCAACCGTCTGGCCCTGCTCAACGGTCTGCACGGGGCGATGAACCGCGTGGCCGACCTGTCCCGCCTGGCGAGCTGA
- the gmhB gene encoding D-glycero-beta-D-manno-heptose 1,7-bisphosphate 7-phosphatase: protein MPVTAPKLMIIGRDGILNHFREDHVKEPEELEPIPGALEAVAQLNHAGWHVVLATNQGGIGRGLVDMASVNAVHLRLMKMLAAKGGRIDAVFFCPHAPEEACDCRKPQPGMMFDIARRYGVDLKQVPMVADTLRDLQAAQAAGCPPHLIKTGRAAEVTEDERLQWVQSVPGTVVHDDLGAFARYLLQRDAAAKPASNDAQGH from the coding sequence ATGCCGGTCACCGCGCCCAAGCTCATGATCATCGGCCGCGACGGCATCCTCAACCATTTCCGCGAGGACCACGTCAAGGAACCCGAGGAGCTCGAGCCCATTCCCGGCGCGCTGGAGGCCGTGGCCCAGCTCAACCATGCCGGCTGGCATGTGGTGCTGGCCACCAACCAGGGCGGCATCGGCCGCGGCCTGGTGGACATGGCCTCGGTCAACGCGGTGCACCTGCGGCTGATGAAGATGCTGGCGGCCAAGGGCGGCCGCATCGACGCCGTGTTCTTCTGTCCCCATGCCCCGGAGGAGGCCTGCGACTGCCGCAAGCCCCAGCCGGGCATGATGTTCGACATCGCCCGCCGCTACGGCGTGGACCTGAAGCAGGTGCCCATGGTGGCCGACACCCTGCGCGACCTGCAGGCCGCCCAGGCAGCCGGCTGCCCGCCGCACCTGATCAAGACCGGCCGTGCCGCCGAGGTCACCGAGGACGAGCGCCTGCAATGGGTGCAGTCCGTGCCCGGCACCGTGGTGCACGACGATCTGGGCGCTTTTGCCCGTTATCTGCTTCAGCGCGACGCGGCGGCCAAACCCGCCTCGAACGACGCTCAAGGCCACTGA
- a CDS encoding lysophospholipid acyltransferase family protein, whose product MQRLGWVLRSTLFFLWMAITVIPWGTFVVLVSIVLRGNTLYWICAGWLRVALWGARLICGVRWRVIGMENVPTAADGQAAVLLASKHQSTWETFAYPALMPHPLCYVFKRELLWIPFFGWSMARLDMIHIDRSRRTEAWNKVAEQGRRIMGLGNWVIMFPEGTRIARGERGTYKTGASGLAIATGVPIVPIAVNSARCWPRRSFLLRPGLVTISIGRPIASEGRAPEELMREVEDWIETEMRRLDPEAYAAGA is encoded by the coding sequence ATGCAACGTCTGGGATGGGTCCTGCGTTCGACCCTGTTCTTTCTCTGGATGGCCATCACCGTCATCCCCTGGGGCACTTTCGTGGTGCTGGTGTCCATCGTGCTGCGCGGCAACACGCTGTACTGGATCTGCGCGGGCTGGCTGCGCGTGGCCCTGTGGGGCGCGCGCCTGATCTGCGGCGTGCGCTGGCGCGTCATCGGCATGGAGAACGTGCCCACCGCCGCCGACGGCCAGGCCGCGGTGCTGCTGGCCTCCAAGCACCAGTCCACCTGGGAGACCTTCGCCTACCCGGCGCTGATGCCGCATCCGCTGTGCTACGTCTTCAAGCGCGAGCTGCTGTGGATTCCCTTCTTCGGCTGGTCCATGGCCCGGCTGGACATGATCCACATCGACCGCTCGCGCCGCACCGAGGCCTGGAACAAGGTGGCCGAGCAGGGCCGGCGCATCATGGGTCTGGGCAACTGGGTCATCATGTTCCCCGAAGGCACCCGCATCGCCCGTGGTGAGCGCGGCACCTACAAGACCGGCGCCTCGGGGCTGGCGATCGCCACCGGCGTGCCCATCGTGCCGATCGCGGTGAACTCGGCGCGTTGCTGGCCGCGCCGCAGCTTCCTGCTGCGCCCCGGGCTGGTGACGATCTCCATCGGTCGGCCCATCGCTTCCGAAGGCCGCGCGCCGGAAGAACTGATGCGCGAGGTCGAGGACTGGATCGAGACCGAGATGCGCCGCCTCGACCCCGAGGCCTACGCGGCCGGCGCCTGA
- a CDS encoding M48 family metallopeptidase, producing MAARRDAAQPEQMSLFDVIDAAFPSLGQVLRPAPATGAPVPARPAPPVATVVHAHPQADREIQFGDCRVAYRLRRARRKSIGFVVSPDGLSVSAPRWVGQGDIDQALRAKSGWILRKLGEQRDRRRHLEASRIEWQEGACLPFLGEPLVLRLDARVVGAQLVADGPRELRLGLAPGAAASQIRDTVQSWLQQEALRHFEGRCAHFAQRLGVTLRRLRLSAAQTRWGSASADGSVRLNWRLIHFSPAVIDYVVAHELAHLREMNHSPAFWEVVRSVIPDLDARRAALKSPVLPLFD from the coding sequence ATGGCCGCCCGTCGTGATGCCGCCCAGCCGGAACAGATGTCCTTGTTCGACGTGATCGACGCGGCCTTCCCGTCTCTGGGCCAGGTGCTGCGGCCGGCGCCGGCGACGGGCGCCCCGGTGCCTGCGCGTCCCGCGCCGCCGGTGGCCACGGTGGTCCACGCCCATCCCCAGGCCGACCGCGAGATCCAGTTCGGCGACTGTCGGGTGGCCTACCGGCTGCGCAGGGCCCGCCGAAAGTCCATCGGCTTCGTCGTCAGCCCCGACGGTCTGTCCGTCAGCGCGCCGCGCTGGGTGGGGCAGGGCGACATCGACCAGGCCCTGCGGGCCAAGTCCGGCTGGATCCTGCGCAAGCTGGGCGAGCAACGCGACCGCCGCCGTCACCTGGAGGCCTCCCGGATCGAATGGCAAGAGGGCGCCTGCCTGCCCTTCCTGGGCGAGCCGCTGGTGCTCCGGCTGGATGCCCGGGTGGTCGGGGCCCAGCTGGTGGCGGACGGCCCGCGCGAGCTGCGCCTCGGCCTGGCGCCCGGCGCCGCGGCCAGCCAGATCCGCGACACCGTCCAGTCCTGGCTGCAGCAGGAGGCGCTGCGTCACTTCGAGGGGCGCTGCGCGCATTTCGCTCAGAGGCTGGGCGTCACCCTGCGCCGCCTGCGGCTGAGCGCCGCGCAGACCCGCTGGGGCAGCGCCTCGGCCGATGGCTCGGTCCGGTTGAACTGGCGGCTGATCCATTTCAGTCCGGCCGTCATCGACTACGTCGTGGCCCACGAACTCGCCCATCTGCGCGAGATGAACCACAGCCCGGCCTTCTGGGAGGTGGTGCGTTCGGTGATTCCCGATCTGGATGCCCGGCGGGCGGCCCTCAAGTCCCCGGTGCTGCCGCTGTTCGACTGA
- a CDS encoding MerR family transcriptional regulator: MQAALEGDSRPVSVNYTITELAQEFEITPRAIRFYEDLGLLQPRREGRHRIYSHRDRTRLKLTLRGKRLGLPLQDIKQLVDMYETGTDTRPQLEAFIQVLQAHRRQLAQQLDDIRVTLAEIDEHESRCRQLLEKSFPGGEAA; encoded by the coding sequence ATGCAGGCTGCCCTGGAGGGCGATTCCCGCCCCGTGTCGGTGAACTACACCATCACCGAACTGGCGCAGGAGTTCGAGATCACGCCTCGGGCGATCCGCTTCTACGAGGACCTGGGCCTGCTGCAGCCCCGTCGCGAGGGGCGTCACCGCATCTACAGCCATCGCGACCGCACCCGGCTGAAGCTGACCCTGCGGGGCAAGCGCCTGGGCCTGCCCCTGCAGGACATCAAGCAGCTGGTGGACATGTACGAAACGGGCACCGACACCCGCCCGCAGCTCGAGGCCTTCATCCAGGTGCTGCAGGCCCACCGTCGGCAGCTGGCGCAGCAGTTGGACGACATCCGGGTGACTTTGGCGGAGATTGACGAGCATGAAAGCCGATGTCGGCAACTTCTGGAAAAGTCGTTCCCTGGTGGCGAGGCGGCCTGA
- the can gene encoding carbonate dehydratase, translated as MNFQLDELFEKNRQWAAATEARSPGFFTRLLKQQTPQYLWIGCADSRVPANELVGLLPGELFVHRNVANVVAQSDLNAMSVIQFAVDALKVQHIMVVGHSNCGGVRAAVYNLRVGLVDNWLSHVRDVRDRHQPFLAQLPMERQVEALCELNVLEQVRHVCDTTFVQDAWTRGQPVVIHGWVYGLHNGIINDLNITATCASEVMPAYEKALAAVKSRYLAELGAGAAH; from the coding sequence ATGAATTTCCAACTGGACGAGCTTTTCGAGAAGAACCGCCAATGGGCCGCCGCCACCGAGGCCCGTTCGCCGGGCTTCTTCACCCGGCTGCTCAAGCAGCAGACGCCGCAGTACCTGTGGATCGGCTGCGCGGACAGCCGCGTGCCGGCCAATGAGCTGGTCGGGCTGTTGCCGGGCGAGCTGTTTGTTCACCGCAACGTGGCCAATGTGGTGGCCCAGTCCGACCTGAATGCCATGTCGGTCATCCAGTTCGCGGTGGATGCCCTCAAGGTCCAGCACATCATGGTGGTGGGCCATTCCAACTGCGGTGGCGTGCGCGCGGCCGTCTACAACCTGCGTGTGGGGCTGGTGGACAACTGGCTCAGCCATGTGCGCGATGTGCGCGACCGTCATCAGCCCTTCCTGGCCCAGTTGCCGATGGAGCGCCAGGTCGAGGCCCTGTGCGAACTCAATGTGCTGGAACAGGTGCGTCATGTCTGCGACACCACCTTCGTCCAGGATGCCTGGACCCGCGGCCAGCCGGTGGTGATCCATGGCTGGGTGTACGGTCTGCACAATGGGATCATCAACGACCTCAACATCACCGCCACCTGCGCATCGGAGGTGATGCCCGCCTACGAGAAGGCGCTGGCCGCAGTGAAGTCGCGCTACCTGGCCGAGCTGGGCGCCGGTGCGGCGCACTGA
- the aceK gene encoding bifunctional isocitrate dehydrogenase kinase/phosphatase: MPTFPTQLNDQQAFEMARALLEGFNKHYRLFRESSAQAQQRFEQADWLGQQKAQRDRIVFYDLRVGEAVEQLQRDFGAGSLSMEVWHQAKLHYIGLLIEHHQPELAETFFNSVTTHILHRSYFHNDFIFVRPAVSTEYIENDEPAATPTYRVYYPTPESLHDAFLRIVHNFQLQRPFEDLDRDVADVVADLRAELGDFRPRANFQIQVLSSLFFRNKGAYVIGKVVNGYRELPFSLPILYNEAGDALVIDTALIGEDDLQMLFSFARAYFMVDMEIPSAYVQFLRSMMPRKPRWELYNALGLHKQGKNIFYRDFLYHLRHSSDHFRIAPGIKGMVMLVFDLPSFPFVFKLIKDYYPPQKDTTREQIKGKYLLVKQHDRVGRMADTLEFSDVAFPLERFEDELVEEIRRFAPSQLEISDRDGDGRVELILKHVYIERRMVPLNLYLQEATPTQLEEAVVEYGNAIKDLVAANIFPGDMLWKNFGVTRQGKVVFYDYDEIEYITDCNFRRVPPPRTEEDEMSGEIWYSVGPKDVFPETFGPFLLGNQAVREVFMAHHADLLDAAFWQGHQARIKAGDVQDVFPYDPGRRFAVRRRLAAIGGH; the protein is encoded by the coding sequence GTGCCGACGTTCCCGACCCAGCTGAATGATCAGCAGGCCTTCGAGATGGCCAGGGCCCTGCTGGAGGGCTTCAACAAGCACTACAGGCTGTTCCGGGAGAGCAGCGCGCAGGCGCAGCAACGTTTCGAGCAAGCCGACTGGCTGGGGCAGCAGAAGGCCCAGCGCGACCGCATCGTCTTCTACGATCTGCGGGTGGGCGAGGCTGTGGAACAGCTGCAGCGGGACTTCGGCGCCGGAAGCCTGTCGATGGAGGTCTGGCACCAGGCCAAGCTGCACTACATCGGCCTGCTGATCGAGCACCATCAGCCCGAGCTGGCGGAGACCTTCTTCAATTCGGTCACCACCCACATCCTGCACCGCAGCTACTTCCACAACGACTTCATCTTCGTGCGGCCGGCGGTCTCGACCGAGTACATCGAGAACGACGAACCTGCCGCCACGCCGACCTACCGGGTCTATTACCCGACGCCCGAGTCCCTGCACGACGCCTTCCTGCGCATCGTCCACAACTTCCAGCTGCAGCGCCCCTTCGAGGACCTGGACCGGGACGTGGCCGACGTGGTGGCCGACCTGCGGGCCGAGCTGGGCGACTTCCGCCCCCGGGCCAACTTCCAGATCCAGGTGCTGAGCTCCCTGTTCTTCCGCAACAAGGGGGCCTACGTCATCGGCAAGGTGGTCAACGGCTACCGCGAGTTGCCCTTCTCGCTGCCCATCCTCTACAACGAGGCGGGTGATGCGCTGGTCATCGACACCGCGCTGATCGGCGAGGACGACCTGCAGATGCTGTTCAGCTTCGCGCGGGCCTATTTCATGGTGGACATGGAGATCCCCAGCGCCTATGTCCAGTTCCTGCGCTCGATGATGCCGCGCAAGCCGCGCTGGGAACTCTACAACGCCCTGGGTCTGCACAAGCAGGGCAAGAACATCTTCTACCGCGATTTCCTCTACCACCTGCGCCATTCCAGCGACCACTTCCGCATCGCCCCCGGCATCAAGGGCATGGTGATGCTGGTGTTCGACCTGCCCAGCTTCCCCTTCGTCTTCAAGCTGATCAAGGACTACTACCCGCCGCAGAAGGACACCACGCGCGAGCAGATCAAGGGCAAGTACCTGCTGGTCAAGCAGCACGATCGGGTGGGCCGCATGGCCGACACGCTGGAGTTCTCCGACGTCGCCTTCCCGCTCGAGCGCTTCGAGGACGAACTGGTGGAGGAGATCCGCCGCTTCGCGCCCAGCCAGCTGGAGATCTCCGACCGCGACGGCGACGGCCGCGTGGAGCTGATCCTCAAGCACGTCTACATCGAGCGCCGCATGGTGCCGCTCAACCTCTACCTGCAGGAGGCCACGCCCACCCAGCTGGAAGAGGCGGTGGTCGAGTACGGCAATGCGATCAAGGACCTGGTGGCCGCCAATATCTTCCCCGGTGACATGCTGTGGAAGAACTTCGGCGTGACCCGCCAGGGCAAGGTCGTGTTCTACGACTACGACGAGATCGAATACATCACCGACTGCAACTTCCGCCGCGTGCCACCGCCGCGCACCGAGGAAGACGAGATGTCAGGCGAGATCTGGTACTCGGTGGGGCCCAAGGATGTCTTCCCGGAGACCTTCGGTCCTTTCCTGCTGGGCAACCAGGCGGTGCGCGAGGTCTTCATGGCGCATCATGCCGATCTGCTCGATGCCGCGTTCTGGCAGGGCCACCAGGCCCGTATCAAGGCGGGCGATGTGCAGGACGTATTCCCTTATGACCCAGGCCGGCGCTTTGCCGTGAGGCGCCGCCTGGCCGCCATTGGCGGACACTGA